From one Lycium ferocissimum isolate CSIRO_LF1 chromosome 7, AGI_CSIRO_Lferr_CH_V1, whole genome shotgun sequence genomic stretch:
- the LOC132065336 gene encoding fasciclin-like arabinogalactan protein 12: MKHQVLSSLSLILLILHFSTLTLAQTATAPAPSGPTNITQILEKAGQFTTLIRLMKVTSVGDQINTQLNNSNQGMTVFAPPDNAFSSLKSGTVNSLSAQQQVALVQFHVLPNFISMTQFQTVSNPLRTQAGDASPGDFPLNVTTSGNQVNVSTGVDDATVANTIYTDGQLAVYQVDKVLQPMSIFAAAAPATAPAPATLKKKSPAGLSPSSGSDDSPADASGADQRIAMHGMAVLVFGVSLFALL; the protein is encoded by the exons atgaaacaccAAGTTCTTTCTTCCCTTTCACTTATTTTACTTATCCTCCATTTTTCAACCTTAACACTAGCTCAAACAGCCACAGCCCCTGCTCCTTCTGGCCCAACAAACATAACACAAATCCTAGAAAAAGCTGGCCAATTCACCACTTTAATTCGACTCATGAAAGTCACAAGTGTTGGTGATCAAATCAACACACAACTCAACAATTCTAATCAAGGCATGACTGTTTTTGCACCACCTGATAATGCATTTTCCAGCCTAAAATCAGGCACTGTTAATTCTTTAAGTGCTCAACAACAAGTTGCACTTGTGCAATTTCATGTTCTTCCTAATTTTATTTCTATGACACAATTTCAAACTGTGAGTAACCCTTTAAGGACACAAGCTGGTGATGCTAGTCCAGGTGACTTCCCGTTGAACGTGACGACTTCCGGCAACCAAGTGAATGTGTCCACCGGTGTTGATGATGCTACTGTGGCTAACACTATTTACACTGATGGTCAGCTTGCAGTTTATCAG GTTGATAAAGTGCTTCAACCTATGAGTATCTTTGCTGCTGCTGCTCCGGCAACGGCACCGGCTCCGGCAACATTAAAGAAGAAGTCTCCGGCAGGATTGAGCCCTAGCTCCGGCAGTGACGACTCGCCGGCAGATGCTTCAGGTGCTGATCAGAGGATTGCCATGCATGGCATGGCAGTTTTGGTTTTTGGAGTTTCTTTGTTTGCATTGTTGTAA